A stretch of the Panthera uncia isolate 11264 chromosome D1, Puncia_PCG_1.0, whole genome shotgun sequence genome encodes the following:
- the EML3 gene encoding echinoderm microtubule-associated protein-like 3 isoform X2 has product MDGAGGPGEGPAQEALQSLSRRLQVQEKEMELVKAALAEALRLLRLQAPPNSLQDPGAPAPTRDSPAAPPGLPPTCSPSLVSRGTQTETEVEMQPSPGPPGLSNGPPAPQGGSEEPSGTQSEGGGSSSSGSPGPPGILRLVQPPQRVDTPRRNSSSSSSPSERPRQKLSRKAASSANLLLRSGSTESRGGKDPLSSPGGPGSRRSNYNLEGISVKMFLRGRPITMYIPSGIRSLEELPSGPPPETLSLDWVYGYRGRDSRSNLFVLRSGEVVYFIACVVVLYRPEGGPGGPGGGGQRHYRGHTDCVRCLAVHPDGVRVASGQTAGVDKDGKPLQPVVHVWDSETLLKLQEIGLGAFERGVGALAFSVADQGAFLCVVDDSNEHMLSVWDCSRGTKLAEIKSTNDSVLAVGFSPRDSSCIVTSGKSHVHFWNWSGGAGVPGNGTLTRKQGVFGKYKKPKFVPCFVFLPDGDILTGDSEGNILTWGRSLSDARTPGRGGAKETYGIVAQAHAHEGSIFALCLRRDGTVLSGGGRDRRLVQWGPGLVALQEAEIPEHFGAVRAIAEGLGSELLVGTTKNALLRGDLAQGFSPVIQGHTDELWGLCTHPFQNRFLTCGHDRQLCLWDGEGHALAWSIDLKETGLCADFHPSGAVVAVGLNTGRWLVLDTETREIVSDVTDGNEQLSVVRYSPDGLYLAIGSHDNMIYIYSVSSEGAKSSRFGRCVGHSSFITHLDWSKDGNFIMSNSGDYEILYWDVAGGCKLLRNRYESRDREWATYTCVLGFHVYGVWPDGSDGTDINSLCRSHNERVVAVADDFCKVHLFQYPCARAKAPSLVYGGHGSHVTSVRFTHDDSHLISLGGKDASIFQWRVLGAGGAGPAPATPSRTPSLSPASSLDV; this is encoded by the exons ATGGACGGGGCCGGGGGGCCCG GTGAGGGCCCTGCTCAGGAGGCCCTGCAGTCCTTGAGCCGGCGGCTTCAGGTGCAGGAGAAGGAGATGGAGCTGGTTAAGGCGGCCCTGGCAGAAGCCCTCCGCCTGCTGCGGCTGCAGGCGCCCCCGAACTCCCTGCAGGACCCTGGCGCCCCAGCTCCTACAAGGGACAG CCCTGCAGCCCCCCCAGGACTGCCACCCACGTGCAGCCCCTCCTTGGTGAGCCGGGGCACCCAGACGGAGACAGAGGTTGAGATGCAGCCGTCCCCTGGACCCCCCGGCCTGAGCAAtgggcccccagccccacagggGGGCAGTGAAGAGCCTAGTGGGACCCAGTCTGAAGGAgggggcagcagcagcagtggtTCCCCTGGCCCCCCAGGGATCCTCAGGCTTGTGCAGCCCCCACAGCGCGTTGACAC GCCACGGAgaaattcttcctcctcctcatccccctCAGAGCGGCCTCGGCAGAAACTCTCCCGGAAGGCAGCTTCCTCGGCCAACCTGTTATTGCGGTCAGGGAGCACAGAGAG CCGTGGGGGGAAAGACCCCCTCTCCAGCCCCGGGGGTCCTGGGTCTCGGAGAAGCAACTACAATTTGG AAGGCATCTCAGTGAAGATGTTCCTTCGCGGCCGCCCCATTACCATGTACATCCCGTCTGGCATCCGCAGCCTTGAGGAGCTGCCCAGCGGCCCACCCCCGGAGACCCTCAGCCTTGACTGGGT TTACGGGTACAGGGGTCGTGACTCCCGCTCTAATCTGTTTGTGCTGCGCTCTGGGGAGGTGGTCTACTTTATCGCCTGTGTGGTGGTGCTGTACCGGCCCGAGGGAGGCCCAGGGGGTCCTGGAGGTGGCGGCCAGCGACATTACCGGGGCCACACGGACTGTGTTCGATG TCTGGCCGTCCACCCCGATGGTGTTCGTGTAGCCTCAGGACAGACAGCTGGAGTGGATAAAGATGGAAAG CCCCTGCAGCCTGTGGTTCACGTCTGGGACTCAGAGACACTGCTGAAGCTGCAGGAGATTGGACTGGGGGCCTTCGAGCGGGGCGTGGGAGCCCTGGCCTTTTCAGTTGCG GATCAGGGTGCTTTTCTTTGTGTGGTGGATGATTCCAATGAGCACATGCTGTCCGTGTGGGACTGCAGCCGGGGCACAAAGCTGGCTGAGATCAAG AGTACAAATGACTCAGTCTTGGCCGTTGGCTTCAGCCCTCGCGACAGCAGCTGCATTGTCACCAGTGGGAAATCGCATGTCCACTTCTGGAACTGGAGTGGAGGAGCAGGGGTTCCTGGGAACGGGACTCTCACCCGGAAACAGGGTGTCTTTGGG AAATACAAGAAACCCAAGTTTGTCCCTTGCTTTGTGTTCCTCCCGGATGGGGACATTCTTACTGGGGACTCAGAGGGGAACATTCTCACCTGGGGACGGAGCCTCTCAGATGCCAGGAccccaggcaggggtggggccaaAG AGACCTATGGGATTGTGGCCCAGGCCCATGCTCACGAAGGTTCCATCTTTGCCCTGTGTCTCCGGCGGGATGGGACTGTACTGAGTGGTGGCGGACGGGACCGCCGGCTGGTCCAGTGGGGGCCGGGATTGGTGGCTCTCCAGGAGGCTGAG ATTCCTGAACACTTTGGGGCTGTGCGGGCCATTGCTGAGGGGCTGGGCTCCGAGCTGCTGGTGGGAACCACGAAGAATGCATTGCTGAGGGGAGATCTGGCGCAGGGCTTCTCCCCTGTAATCCAG GGTCACACCGATGAGCTCTGGGGGCTCTGCACACATCCCTTCCAGAACCGTTTTCTCACCTGTGGCCATGACCGACAACTCTGCCTGTGGGATGGGGAGGGCCATGCGCTGGCCTGGAGCATTGACCTCAAG gagactggtctctgtgctgacttcCACCCCAGCGGGGCAGTTGTGGCCGTAGGACTGAACACAGGGAG gTGGCTGGTTTTGGACACAGAGACCAGAGAGATCGTGTCTGATGTCACTGATGGCAATGAGCAGCTCTCAGTGGTCCGGTACAGCCCAG ATGGGTTGTACCTGGCCATCGGTTCCCATGACAACATGATCTACATCTATAGCGTTTCCAGTGAGGGTGCCAAGTCCAGCCGCTTTGGCCGCTGTGTG GGTCACTCCAGCTTCATCACTCACCTTGACTGGTCCAAAGATGGGAATTTCATCATGTCCAATTCTGGGGACTATGAGATCCTTTACT GGGACGTGGCTGGAGGCTGCAAGCTGCTGAGGAATCGCTATGAGAGCCGAGACCGGGAGTGGGCCACCTACACCTGCGTGCTGGGCTTCCATGTCTATG GCGTGTGGCCAGACGGCTCGGATGGCACCGACATCAACTCCCTGTGCCGCTCCCACAACGAGCGAGTGGTGGCCGTGGCCGACGACTTCTGCAAAGTGCACCTGTTCCAGTACCCGTGCGCGCGCGCCAAG GCTCCGAGCCTCGTGTACGGCGGCCACGGCAGCCACGTGACCAGCGTCCGGTTCACGCACGACGACTCGCACCTCATCTCGCTGGGCGGCAAGGACGCCAGCATCTTCCAGTGGCGAGTGCTGGGCGCTGGGGGCGCGGGGCCGGCGCCCGCCACGCCCTCTCGaaccccctccctgtcccccgcCTCCTCTCTCGATGTCTGA
- the EML3 gene encoding echinoderm microtubule-associated protein-like 3 isoform X4: MDGAGGPGEGPAQEALQSLSRRLQVQEKEMELVKAALAEALRLLRLQAPPNSLQDPGAPAPTRDSPAAPPGLPPTCSPSLVSRGTQTETEVEMQPSPGPPGLSNGPPAPQGGSEEPSGTQSEGGGSSSSGSPGPPGILRLVQPPQRVDTPRRNSSSSSSPSERPRQKLSRKAASSANLLLRSGSTESRGGKDPLSSPGGPGSRRSNYNLEGISVKMFLRGRPITMYIPSGIRSLEELPSGPPPETLSLDWVYGYRGRDSRSNLFVLRSGEVVYFIACVVVLYRPEGGPGGPGGGGQRHYRGHTDCVRCLAVHPDGVRVASGQTAGVDKDGKPLQPVVHVWDSETLLKLQEIGLGAFERGVGALAFSVADQGAFLCVVDDSNEHMLSVWDCSRGTKLAEIKSTNDSVLAVGFSPRDSSCIVTSGKSHVHFWNWSGGAGVPGNGTLTRKQGVFGKYKKPKFVPCFVFLPDGDILTGDSEGNILTWGRSLSDARTPGRGGAKETYGIVAQAHAHEGSIFALCLRRDGTVLSGGGRDRRLVQWGPGLVALQEAEIPEHFGAVRAIAEGLGSELLVGTTKNALLRGDLAQGFSPVIQGHTDELWGLCTHPFQNRFLTCGHDRQLCLWDGEGHALAWSIDLKETGLCADFHPSGAVVAVGLNTGRWLVLDTETREIVSDVTDGNEQLSVVRYSPDGLYLAIGSHDNMIYIYSVSSEGAKSSRFGRCVGHSSFITHLDWSKDGNFIMSNSGDYEILYWDVAGGCKLLRNRYESRDREWATYTCVLGFHVYVPVRARQGSEPRVRRPRQPRDQRPVHARRLAPHLAGRQGRQHLPVASAGRWGRGAGARHALSNPLPVPRLLSRCLTAAGGEPPALRRGPAHPKPPGPGADFSSTSRHSRSRVSLEGANGTPAHTVETRWLSRAAPAWALTPAAC, encoded by the exons ATGGACGGGGCCGGGGGGCCCG GTGAGGGCCCTGCTCAGGAGGCCCTGCAGTCCTTGAGCCGGCGGCTTCAGGTGCAGGAGAAGGAGATGGAGCTGGTTAAGGCGGCCCTGGCAGAAGCCCTCCGCCTGCTGCGGCTGCAGGCGCCCCCGAACTCCCTGCAGGACCCTGGCGCCCCAGCTCCTACAAGGGACAG CCCTGCAGCCCCCCCAGGACTGCCACCCACGTGCAGCCCCTCCTTGGTGAGCCGGGGCACCCAGACGGAGACAGAGGTTGAGATGCAGCCGTCCCCTGGACCCCCCGGCCTGAGCAAtgggcccccagccccacagggGGGCAGTGAAGAGCCTAGTGGGACCCAGTCTGAAGGAgggggcagcagcagcagtggtTCCCCTGGCCCCCCAGGGATCCTCAGGCTTGTGCAGCCCCCACAGCGCGTTGACAC GCCACGGAgaaattcttcctcctcctcatccccctCAGAGCGGCCTCGGCAGAAACTCTCCCGGAAGGCAGCTTCCTCGGCCAACCTGTTATTGCGGTCAGGGAGCACAGAGAG CCGTGGGGGGAAAGACCCCCTCTCCAGCCCCGGGGGTCCTGGGTCTCGGAGAAGCAACTACAATTTGG AAGGCATCTCAGTGAAGATGTTCCTTCGCGGCCGCCCCATTACCATGTACATCCCGTCTGGCATCCGCAGCCTTGAGGAGCTGCCCAGCGGCCCACCCCCGGAGACCCTCAGCCTTGACTGGGT TTACGGGTACAGGGGTCGTGACTCCCGCTCTAATCTGTTTGTGCTGCGCTCTGGGGAGGTGGTCTACTTTATCGCCTGTGTGGTGGTGCTGTACCGGCCCGAGGGAGGCCCAGGGGGTCCTGGAGGTGGCGGCCAGCGACATTACCGGGGCCACACGGACTGTGTTCGATG TCTGGCCGTCCACCCCGATGGTGTTCGTGTAGCCTCAGGACAGACAGCTGGAGTGGATAAAGATGGAAAG CCCCTGCAGCCTGTGGTTCACGTCTGGGACTCAGAGACACTGCTGAAGCTGCAGGAGATTGGACTGGGGGCCTTCGAGCGGGGCGTGGGAGCCCTGGCCTTTTCAGTTGCG GATCAGGGTGCTTTTCTTTGTGTGGTGGATGATTCCAATGAGCACATGCTGTCCGTGTGGGACTGCAGCCGGGGCACAAAGCTGGCTGAGATCAAG AGTACAAATGACTCAGTCTTGGCCGTTGGCTTCAGCCCTCGCGACAGCAGCTGCATTGTCACCAGTGGGAAATCGCATGTCCACTTCTGGAACTGGAGTGGAGGAGCAGGGGTTCCTGGGAACGGGACTCTCACCCGGAAACAGGGTGTCTTTGGG AAATACAAGAAACCCAAGTTTGTCCCTTGCTTTGTGTTCCTCCCGGATGGGGACATTCTTACTGGGGACTCAGAGGGGAACATTCTCACCTGGGGACGGAGCCTCTCAGATGCCAGGAccccaggcaggggtggggccaaAG AGACCTATGGGATTGTGGCCCAGGCCCATGCTCACGAAGGTTCCATCTTTGCCCTGTGTCTCCGGCGGGATGGGACTGTACTGAGTGGTGGCGGACGGGACCGCCGGCTGGTCCAGTGGGGGCCGGGATTGGTGGCTCTCCAGGAGGCTGAG ATTCCTGAACACTTTGGGGCTGTGCGGGCCATTGCTGAGGGGCTGGGCTCCGAGCTGCTGGTGGGAACCACGAAGAATGCATTGCTGAGGGGAGATCTGGCGCAGGGCTTCTCCCCTGTAATCCAG GGTCACACCGATGAGCTCTGGGGGCTCTGCACACATCCCTTCCAGAACCGTTTTCTCACCTGTGGCCATGACCGACAACTCTGCCTGTGGGATGGGGAGGGCCATGCGCTGGCCTGGAGCATTGACCTCAAG gagactggtctctgtgctgacttcCACCCCAGCGGGGCAGTTGTGGCCGTAGGACTGAACACAGGGAG gTGGCTGGTTTTGGACACAGAGACCAGAGAGATCGTGTCTGATGTCACTGATGGCAATGAGCAGCTCTCAGTGGTCCGGTACAGCCCAG ATGGGTTGTACCTGGCCATCGGTTCCCATGACAACATGATCTACATCTATAGCGTTTCCAGTGAGGGTGCCAAGTCCAGCCGCTTTGGCCGCTGTGTG GGTCACTCCAGCTTCATCACTCACCTTGACTGGTCCAAAGATGGGAATTTCATCATGTCCAATTCTGGGGACTATGAGATCCTTTACT GGGACGTGGCTGGAGGCTGCAAGCTGCTGAGGAATCGCTATGAGAGCCGAGACCGGGAGTGGGCCACCTACACCTGCGTGCTGGGCTTCCATGTCTATG TACCCGTGCGCGCGCGCCAAG GCTCCGAGCCTCGTGTACGGCGGCCACGGCAGCCACGTGACCAGCGTCCGGTTCACGCACGACGACTCGCACCTCATCTCGCTGGGCGGCAAGGACGCCAGCATCTTCCAGTGGCGAGTGCTGGGCGCTGGGGGCGCGGGGCCGGCGCCCGCCACGCCCTCTCGaaccccctccctgtcccccgcCTCCTCTCTCGATGTCTGACCGCTGCCGGAGGGGAGCCACCGGCCCTGCGGCGCGGCCCCGCCCACCCGAAACCCCCAGGACCAGGGGCCGACTTTTCCTCGACTTCGAGACATTCCCGATCGCGCGTTTCCCTGGAGGGGGCGAACGGCACCCCCGCACACACTGTAGAGACCCGCTGGCTGAGCCGGGCAGCCCCAGCCTGGGCCCTGACTCCTGCCGCCTGCTGA
- the EML3 gene encoding echinoderm microtubule-associated protein-like 3 isoform X3: MDGAGGPGEGPAQEALQSLSRRLQVQEKEMELVKAALAEALRLLRLQAPPNSLQDPGAPAPTRDSSPAAPPGLPPTCSPSLVSRGTQTETEVEMQPSPGPPGLSNGPPAPQGGSEEPSGTQSEGGGSSSSGSPGPPGILRLVQPPQRVDTPRRNSSSSSSPSERPRQKLSRKAASSANLLLRSGSTESRGGKDPLSSPGGPGSRRSNYNLEGISVKMFLRGRPITMYIPSGIRSLEELPSGPPPETLSLDWVYGYRGRDSRSNLFVLRSGEVVYFIACVVVLYRPEGGPGGPGGGGQRHYRGHTDCVRCLAVHPDGVRVASGQTAGVDKDGKPLQPVVHVWDSETLLKLQEIGLGAFERGVGALAFSVADQGAFLCVVDDSNEHMLSVWDCSRGTKLAEIKSTNDSVLAVGFSPRDSSCIVTSGKSHVHFWNWSGGAGVPGNGTLTRKQGVFGKYKKPKFVPCFVFLPDGDILTGDSEGNILTWGRSLSDARTPGRGGAKETYGIVAQAHAHEGSIFALCLRRDGTVLSGGGRDRRLVQWGPGLVALQEAEIPEHFGAVRAIAEGLGSELLVGTTKNALLRGDLAQGFSPVIQGHTDELWGLCTHPFQNRFLTCGHDRQLCLWDGEGHALAWSIDLKETGLCADFHPSGAVVAVGLNTGRWLVLDTETREIVSDVTDGNEQLSVVRYSPDGLYLAIGSHDNMIYIYSVSSEGAKSSRFGRCVGHSSFITHLDWSKDGNFIMSNSGDYEILYWDVAGGCKLLRNRYESRDREWATYTCVLGFHVYVPVRARQGSEPRVRRPRQPRDQRPVHARRLAPHLAGRQGRQHLPVASAGRWGRGAGARHALSNPLPVPRLLSRCLTAAGGEPPALRRGPAHPKPPGPGADFSSTSRHSRSRVSLEGANGTPAHTVETRWLSRAAPAWALTPAAC, translated from the exons ATGGACGGGGCCGGGGGGCCCG GTGAGGGCCCTGCTCAGGAGGCCCTGCAGTCCTTGAGCCGGCGGCTTCAGGTGCAGGAGAAGGAGATGGAGCTGGTTAAGGCGGCCCTGGCAGAAGCCCTCCGCCTGCTGCGGCTGCAGGCGCCCCCGAACTCCCTGCAGGACCCTGGCGCCCCAGCTCCTACAAGGGACAG CAGCCCTGCAGCCCCCCCAGGACTGCCACCCACGTGCAGCCCCTCCTTGGTGAGCCGGGGCACCCAGACGGAGACAGAGGTTGAGATGCAGCCGTCCCCTGGACCCCCCGGCCTGAGCAAtgggcccccagccccacagggGGGCAGTGAAGAGCCTAGTGGGACCCAGTCTGAAGGAgggggcagcagcagcagtggtTCCCCTGGCCCCCCAGGGATCCTCAGGCTTGTGCAGCCCCCACAGCGCGTTGACAC GCCACGGAgaaattcttcctcctcctcatccccctCAGAGCGGCCTCGGCAGAAACTCTCCCGGAAGGCAGCTTCCTCGGCCAACCTGTTATTGCGGTCAGGGAGCACAGAGAG CCGTGGGGGGAAAGACCCCCTCTCCAGCCCCGGGGGTCCTGGGTCTCGGAGAAGCAACTACAATTTGG AAGGCATCTCAGTGAAGATGTTCCTTCGCGGCCGCCCCATTACCATGTACATCCCGTCTGGCATCCGCAGCCTTGAGGAGCTGCCCAGCGGCCCACCCCCGGAGACCCTCAGCCTTGACTGGGT TTACGGGTACAGGGGTCGTGACTCCCGCTCTAATCTGTTTGTGCTGCGCTCTGGGGAGGTGGTCTACTTTATCGCCTGTGTGGTGGTGCTGTACCGGCCCGAGGGAGGCCCAGGGGGTCCTGGAGGTGGCGGCCAGCGACATTACCGGGGCCACACGGACTGTGTTCGATG TCTGGCCGTCCACCCCGATGGTGTTCGTGTAGCCTCAGGACAGACAGCTGGAGTGGATAAAGATGGAAAG CCCCTGCAGCCTGTGGTTCACGTCTGGGACTCAGAGACACTGCTGAAGCTGCAGGAGATTGGACTGGGGGCCTTCGAGCGGGGCGTGGGAGCCCTGGCCTTTTCAGTTGCG GATCAGGGTGCTTTTCTTTGTGTGGTGGATGATTCCAATGAGCACATGCTGTCCGTGTGGGACTGCAGCCGGGGCACAAAGCTGGCTGAGATCAAG AGTACAAATGACTCAGTCTTGGCCGTTGGCTTCAGCCCTCGCGACAGCAGCTGCATTGTCACCAGTGGGAAATCGCATGTCCACTTCTGGAACTGGAGTGGAGGAGCAGGGGTTCCTGGGAACGGGACTCTCACCCGGAAACAGGGTGTCTTTGGG AAATACAAGAAACCCAAGTTTGTCCCTTGCTTTGTGTTCCTCCCGGATGGGGACATTCTTACTGGGGACTCAGAGGGGAACATTCTCACCTGGGGACGGAGCCTCTCAGATGCCAGGAccccaggcaggggtggggccaaAG AGACCTATGGGATTGTGGCCCAGGCCCATGCTCACGAAGGTTCCATCTTTGCCCTGTGTCTCCGGCGGGATGGGACTGTACTGAGTGGTGGCGGACGGGACCGCCGGCTGGTCCAGTGGGGGCCGGGATTGGTGGCTCTCCAGGAGGCTGAG ATTCCTGAACACTTTGGGGCTGTGCGGGCCATTGCTGAGGGGCTGGGCTCCGAGCTGCTGGTGGGAACCACGAAGAATGCATTGCTGAGGGGAGATCTGGCGCAGGGCTTCTCCCCTGTAATCCAG GGTCACACCGATGAGCTCTGGGGGCTCTGCACACATCCCTTCCAGAACCGTTTTCTCACCTGTGGCCATGACCGACAACTCTGCCTGTGGGATGGGGAGGGCCATGCGCTGGCCTGGAGCATTGACCTCAAG gagactggtctctgtgctgacttcCACCCCAGCGGGGCAGTTGTGGCCGTAGGACTGAACACAGGGAG gTGGCTGGTTTTGGACACAGAGACCAGAGAGATCGTGTCTGATGTCACTGATGGCAATGAGCAGCTCTCAGTGGTCCGGTACAGCCCAG ATGGGTTGTACCTGGCCATCGGTTCCCATGACAACATGATCTACATCTATAGCGTTTCCAGTGAGGGTGCCAAGTCCAGCCGCTTTGGCCGCTGTGTG GGTCACTCCAGCTTCATCACTCACCTTGACTGGTCCAAAGATGGGAATTTCATCATGTCCAATTCTGGGGACTATGAGATCCTTTACT GGGACGTGGCTGGAGGCTGCAAGCTGCTGAGGAATCGCTATGAGAGCCGAGACCGGGAGTGGGCCACCTACACCTGCGTGCTGGGCTTCCATGTCTATG TACCCGTGCGCGCGCGCCAAG GCTCCGAGCCTCGTGTACGGCGGCCACGGCAGCCACGTGACCAGCGTCCGGTTCACGCACGACGACTCGCACCTCATCTCGCTGGGCGGCAAGGACGCCAGCATCTTCCAGTGGCGAGTGCTGGGCGCTGGGGGCGCGGGGCCGGCGCCCGCCACGCCCTCTCGaaccccctccctgtcccccgcCTCCTCTCTCGATGTCTGACCGCTGCCGGAGGGGAGCCACCGGCCCTGCGGCGCGGCCCCGCCCACCCGAAACCCCCAGGACCAGGGGCCGACTTTTCCTCGACTTCGAGACATTCCCGATCGCGCGTTTCCCTGGAGGGGGCGAACGGCACCCCCGCACACACTGTAGAGACCCGCTGGCTGAGCCGGGCAGCCCCAGCCTGGGCCCTGACTCCTGCCGCCTGCTGA
- the EML3 gene encoding echinoderm microtubule-associated protein-like 3 isoform X1 — protein MDGAGGPGEGPAQEALQSLSRRLQVQEKEMELVKAALAEALRLLRLQAPPNSLQDPGAPAPTRDSSPAAPPGLPPTCSPSLVSRGTQTETEVEMQPSPGPPGLSNGPPAPQGGSEEPSGTQSEGGGSSSSGSPGPPGILRLVQPPQRVDTPRRNSSSSSSPSERPRQKLSRKAASSANLLLRSGSTESRGGKDPLSSPGGPGSRRSNYNLEGISVKMFLRGRPITMYIPSGIRSLEELPSGPPPETLSLDWVYGYRGRDSRSNLFVLRSGEVVYFIACVVVLYRPEGGPGGPGGGGQRHYRGHTDCVRCLAVHPDGVRVASGQTAGVDKDGKPLQPVVHVWDSETLLKLQEIGLGAFERGVGALAFSVADQGAFLCVVDDSNEHMLSVWDCSRGTKLAEIKSTNDSVLAVGFSPRDSSCIVTSGKSHVHFWNWSGGAGVPGNGTLTRKQGVFGKYKKPKFVPCFVFLPDGDILTGDSEGNILTWGRSLSDARTPGRGGAKETYGIVAQAHAHEGSIFALCLRRDGTVLSGGGRDRRLVQWGPGLVALQEAEIPEHFGAVRAIAEGLGSELLVGTTKNALLRGDLAQGFSPVIQGHTDELWGLCTHPFQNRFLTCGHDRQLCLWDGEGHALAWSIDLKETGLCADFHPSGAVVAVGLNTGRWLVLDTETREIVSDVTDGNEQLSVVRYSPDGLYLAIGSHDNMIYIYSVSSEGAKSSRFGRCVGHSSFITHLDWSKDGNFIMSNSGDYEILYWDVAGGCKLLRNRYESRDREWATYTCVLGFHVYGVWPDGSDGTDINSLCRSHNERVVAVADDFCKVHLFQYPCARAKAPSLVYGGHGSHVTSVRFTHDDSHLISLGGKDASIFQWRVLGAGGAGPAPATPSRTPSLSPASSLDV, from the exons ATGGACGGGGCCGGGGGGCCCG GTGAGGGCCCTGCTCAGGAGGCCCTGCAGTCCTTGAGCCGGCGGCTTCAGGTGCAGGAGAAGGAGATGGAGCTGGTTAAGGCGGCCCTGGCAGAAGCCCTCCGCCTGCTGCGGCTGCAGGCGCCCCCGAACTCCCTGCAGGACCCTGGCGCCCCAGCTCCTACAAGGGACAG CAGCCCTGCAGCCCCCCCAGGACTGCCACCCACGTGCAGCCCCTCCTTGGTGAGCCGGGGCACCCAGACGGAGACAGAGGTTGAGATGCAGCCGTCCCCTGGACCCCCCGGCCTGAGCAAtgggcccccagccccacagggGGGCAGTGAAGAGCCTAGTGGGACCCAGTCTGAAGGAgggggcagcagcagcagtggtTCCCCTGGCCCCCCAGGGATCCTCAGGCTTGTGCAGCCCCCACAGCGCGTTGACAC GCCACGGAgaaattcttcctcctcctcatccccctCAGAGCGGCCTCGGCAGAAACTCTCCCGGAAGGCAGCTTCCTCGGCCAACCTGTTATTGCGGTCAGGGAGCACAGAGAG CCGTGGGGGGAAAGACCCCCTCTCCAGCCCCGGGGGTCCTGGGTCTCGGAGAAGCAACTACAATTTGG AAGGCATCTCAGTGAAGATGTTCCTTCGCGGCCGCCCCATTACCATGTACATCCCGTCTGGCATCCGCAGCCTTGAGGAGCTGCCCAGCGGCCCACCCCCGGAGACCCTCAGCCTTGACTGGGT TTACGGGTACAGGGGTCGTGACTCCCGCTCTAATCTGTTTGTGCTGCGCTCTGGGGAGGTGGTCTACTTTATCGCCTGTGTGGTGGTGCTGTACCGGCCCGAGGGAGGCCCAGGGGGTCCTGGAGGTGGCGGCCAGCGACATTACCGGGGCCACACGGACTGTGTTCGATG TCTGGCCGTCCACCCCGATGGTGTTCGTGTAGCCTCAGGACAGACAGCTGGAGTGGATAAAGATGGAAAG CCCCTGCAGCCTGTGGTTCACGTCTGGGACTCAGAGACACTGCTGAAGCTGCAGGAGATTGGACTGGGGGCCTTCGAGCGGGGCGTGGGAGCCCTGGCCTTTTCAGTTGCG GATCAGGGTGCTTTTCTTTGTGTGGTGGATGATTCCAATGAGCACATGCTGTCCGTGTGGGACTGCAGCCGGGGCACAAAGCTGGCTGAGATCAAG AGTACAAATGACTCAGTCTTGGCCGTTGGCTTCAGCCCTCGCGACAGCAGCTGCATTGTCACCAGTGGGAAATCGCATGTCCACTTCTGGAACTGGAGTGGAGGAGCAGGGGTTCCTGGGAACGGGACTCTCACCCGGAAACAGGGTGTCTTTGGG AAATACAAGAAACCCAAGTTTGTCCCTTGCTTTGTGTTCCTCCCGGATGGGGACATTCTTACTGGGGACTCAGAGGGGAACATTCTCACCTGGGGACGGAGCCTCTCAGATGCCAGGAccccaggcaggggtggggccaaAG AGACCTATGGGATTGTGGCCCAGGCCCATGCTCACGAAGGTTCCATCTTTGCCCTGTGTCTCCGGCGGGATGGGACTGTACTGAGTGGTGGCGGACGGGACCGCCGGCTGGTCCAGTGGGGGCCGGGATTGGTGGCTCTCCAGGAGGCTGAG ATTCCTGAACACTTTGGGGCTGTGCGGGCCATTGCTGAGGGGCTGGGCTCCGAGCTGCTGGTGGGAACCACGAAGAATGCATTGCTGAGGGGAGATCTGGCGCAGGGCTTCTCCCCTGTAATCCAG GGTCACACCGATGAGCTCTGGGGGCTCTGCACACATCCCTTCCAGAACCGTTTTCTCACCTGTGGCCATGACCGACAACTCTGCCTGTGGGATGGGGAGGGCCATGCGCTGGCCTGGAGCATTGACCTCAAG gagactggtctctgtgctgacttcCACCCCAGCGGGGCAGTTGTGGCCGTAGGACTGAACACAGGGAG gTGGCTGGTTTTGGACACAGAGACCAGAGAGATCGTGTCTGATGTCACTGATGGCAATGAGCAGCTCTCAGTGGTCCGGTACAGCCCAG ATGGGTTGTACCTGGCCATCGGTTCCCATGACAACATGATCTACATCTATAGCGTTTCCAGTGAGGGTGCCAAGTCCAGCCGCTTTGGCCGCTGTGTG GGTCACTCCAGCTTCATCACTCACCTTGACTGGTCCAAAGATGGGAATTTCATCATGTCCAATTCTGGGGACTATGAGATCCTTTACT GGGACGTGGCTGGAGGCTGCAAGCTGCTGAGGAATCGCTATGAGAGCCGAGACCGGGAGTGGGCCACCTACACCTGCGTGCTGGGCTTCCATGTCTATG GCGTGTGGCCAGACGGCTCGGATGGCACCGACATCAACTCCCTGTGCCGCTCCCACAACGAGCGAGTGGTGGCCGTGGCCGACGACTTCTGCAAAGTGCACCTGTTCCAGTACCCGTGCGCGCGCGCCAAG GCTCCGAGCCTCGTGTACGGCGGCCACGGCAGCCACGTGACCAGCGTCCGGTTCACGCACGACGACTCGCACCTCATCTCGCTGGGCGGCAAGGACGCCAGCATCTTCCAGTGGCGAGTGCTGGGCGCTGGGGGCGCGGGGCCGGCGCCCGCCACGCCCTCTCGaaccccctccctgtcccccgcCTCCTCTCTCGATGTCTGA